A region of the Clupea harengus chromosome 7, Ch_v2.0.2, whole genome shotgun sequence genome:
CAAAATTCAGGTGACCTGGAATGTGCACAGCCCTCAGCAAAAACAGGTATCAGTGAGCCCACAATAACACCCGTGCTGCCAGGCAGTGAAGCTGTCacggccggctcgtgaccgcAAACATAAACTATGGAGGCATACAACAAACGGTTTTCTTACAAAATGACGCGTGTTTATTTAGCCCATACAAATATCACACACAATAAGGGGTTTGACGGCTGTATACTGAGAAACAGCTCGAGAGACCGACAGGTGTCCACTGATCCTTTgtacctccccaggtgtgggtAATCAGTCAATCAACGACGCTCGACATCCCCACTTttgcctgcagggggcgccggGGGTTGTAACAGAAGCGTTCGTGACTGCCCGCTGCCCTGAAAGGTTGATACACGCCACCACCCTCTGGTGGTGTTTCAGCACCCGTAGCACCGCCTCCATCTCCAACAAGTTCATGTGGCGGTGGTCGTTGCTGCTCCACCGACCTTTGATGCTGTACGATCTGAACATGCCTCCCCAGCCCGACAGAGATTGAACGTGATGGGGTCACCGTGCCCACTGGAAAACCCTCCCTCAGGCGCAACGGGCAGTTCCAGCAAGCCTGCTCCTTACGCAGGGCATAATAGTTACCAGCTGGTGTCTGTGCCGTACTGGGTACTATGATTCGATTGAGAGCTCTCAGATACAGGATAGGGCGCATTCCCACACCCCCATTCTTTGGAATGACAAAAGAAGGGGAATAAAATCCCTTCTTCATTTTGCTCTCCAGTACTTGCATGCCCAGTTAGCAGCCTGTTCGGGCCAATAAGAGCCTGCAGTCTTTTTGAATTGATTGGAAGCACCGTGGCGGTGGGTGTGTCATGGATTTGTGACCGCACAGCTTCCATGTTAAAAGCTCTTCATGGATGCCAGCATGTTGATTGGCGGCGGGCGAGCTGCTCCCCCACCTGACTGAGAatcagacaggagaggagcgGGCACGCTACCAAAGTGAACCAGCCTGGCCAACTCACCTCCACCATCTCCGACGAGCTCGCGGAGGAACAGCCAGCTCTGAGAAGCCAGTAGCAGTGATGTTGTACGTGTTGGTAGCGGTTTGAGCAACCCCTGCGAACAGCTTGCCGATCACCTTAGCCTCTGCTTCCTGTTTGGGTGGTAGGGGGCACCGTGTCGCCGTGGCGAGGAAGGGGCGAGTAAAGCCTGCACGCCATCCTCCATGGTCAGGGTCCCCTTCACAGGCACGACAGGAAGGTGTTTTACTAAGTATCATTGACATTCTTTACACTTAAGGCATGGAAAATGTGGTAACACTTTAGTCTCTTATCACTTTAGTCTCTGAATTTAataaatggacagatgatcatATTTTTGCCTTGATTAGAGAAgttatgtagcctattgcacACAATAAATGAGGACTGCCTACTAATTTCCACAACTGTTGTATTCATCAGAAAGCGTACTATCTGCTGTATGCTCATGATtgttcaataataataataataataataataaatatagctgcaggcagcaatggcgggttcctccaaagattgcgaaccagggaaaaatgtatattctgcacaatttgtcactgtatagaaaaatccatgctgcagacttaccaatgggatattcaatttgaaatgcaatactgtcaagatccacaagggccttggcttcaagctaaggagagagcggggccttggtcaggccacaatgtcatgaaatggtgtgtgtgcgtattgccaagcttttggtgtgtcaggggaaagtttgtgtctgtgagaattggcacgggagcgaaggaggagagagggagagattacattggaaatcgtgctagcaattagccaagcatgcatgtttcaaatattcaccaaaaatctacttttcatcttacagtcaactttttttcagatttgtgtactaaacattctcaagtgtcttcatatgaacttgtaattgaatcagagtatcactttttgaatgaaaaatgtgtaaagcattctTTTAgtgttagcgattaatgcaatttgctttatatcaatcatttttgaagatatgaagttgcctttgcacatgggaacatgttgtagtgtcttccacgtgcttaccaagtttggtgttgatatctgaaagatttgctgagatatgacttcacttcctgtttggcggcttttctgctgaatttgagtggctgtaccggacaaacagTTGTGAGGATCAACATTCTGTTGGATACATTTTGCGAGGCTTGGTCTGatgatcatctctggtgattttgaagaagatttgacaaacaTTGTAGGAGttgaggcctttcaaaggtttttgataaaaccggaaatagcggaaaatctatataaccggaaattgacgccgtAGGGTCTGTTTAATTcttcttgatccaaggaatccaatggtacctcatttttgaaaatcggtcaaacggttcaaaagttgtgtgtgttaacaaaagtccaactttgacccgttggtggcgctagagtggtctagtgggagacatgaaacttggtgtgagtaaagaagggactgtccttaatgagtgtgccaaatttcagaaaaagttaccatacggttctaggggctgccattgactccaatggtacaagaataataataagaaaacctacaataacaataggtttcctcctgacggaggaaccctaataatataCTTGACTTGTTTTCCAAAGAACGGCTAAAGAAGCCGTCATTAAATGCTGTGGATTTCTACATGTCATCTGACCGCTAGGTGGATATGGGCCATACTAAaagctttttgtttttcctgcTCATTATTCTGTGTATAACTCAACGACCAACTCGATTATCTAGTCAAACGCCTTACTAcaggggtccccaacctttttttgcaccacggaccggtttaatgtaggcattattttcacggaccggcagataaatagcctacagcaaaaataaaataacgctaccggcataaaaacgaatgttaagtgcatgaaaaatacaactcaccattgtactgacttgtactttatcCTATAAGAAGtagttctcaaagtggggggcgcggacACTCTCCCGGGGgggcgatgtcacagacggagaaaaaaaaaaacgtcggaCCAATTTAACTTGGACTAGAATTTAAGAAtgctaaatagcagtggtgaatcagccagattgttcttaagggcttcatttgtgagaaaccgttggTGATTGGGTTcacgtcaattctacagacatcctcggatttaaataattataaaaaaaatatataagaatatttaatcattaacaattacgtttcacatttaaatttatgattctaagaggcatcgtgatgttctaaaagcactacacgaacactgcaaatgtaagtgaataaataaataagcattaaactcaatcgcgtggatataggcATATTGGAATAGAGTGGACACATTCTGCAACtactggtgaagttaggtctgcgtttaatcCACCGGTGCTTGtattccgctttgacatgattttgatcagtctgaagttgatttcgcgttgctgtggagtctgtggattgtgcacacgtctctttcAGTTGCATGCCTCAAAGGACGTTTGTTTCTTACTCATTTTTGCTAGTTTgcaggcttgtttttttttagtaaagTATCAAGTGACCGAGACAAGTGTCTTGACGTGTCAAAaggcacaggcgaatgttacgTCGGGGAAAATCTGgtcgtttttcaaaataaaacagactctaataattaatacaacggaacgcggcccggtggttggggaccactgcCTTACTACACctgttatttgtttttcatttcctgtttgcTATTTGATGTAGATACCTGTAGGTTTATAGATTAACCTTTTGGCTACCTACGCCCATGTGGGGGCTtgtcaaactctctctctctctccctttctctctctctcacacacacacacgcatgcaggcgCGCACAGACacgcccacacactctctctcaatcataTGCTACTTGGTTACTTCAACAATAGATTTATGTTTATGACTTCAACTGCCACTCTTACTACAACGGAAGTACCACACCTCGAACGCCTATGCATTGCACTGTCCCAAAGTACTAATAAAGTTTTAAGGGATTAAGTCTTAACGTCTCCTAAAAATGTAAACCCTCCTTTACGATGTTTACGATGTGTTTAGGGGTTGTTTAATCTCACACAGGCTCAGAGCGTAGCCTACGTGCTAGTTTCCTGACTACTTGCCTGCTGTCTTTGCAATGTCCAAATTGACATTTTGCCAGGTGACGAAACTATCGCCATTTCGTCACCGCTTGTTCTTTGATGTCGAGCTGGTATGTGCCTGGCTTCAAGTAGGCTATACTTCCGCAGACACAGGTGCGTTTACGTATCCGAATCCACCCATGCAGTAGTGTATTTCAACTGTTCATTTTGGGGCGTACACGACCATGTGTAATGAATAAAAGCCGGGAGGCTGGAACTGATTTCCAAATAGAGGGCGCAGATGGATATGGAGGTCCAAATGCTTTCAGGAGAAAACAACTGGAGTGACAGAATGGATCACAGATCGGTGCCGACCCGCAGTGAAATGAATCGGAAAATATGTCTCTCTTTAACAGCAGTTGTTATGTTAAATGCATTAACATGCTCAGTGGTAGTCGTTTATGTCCTTGGTACACAGGCAAAGGTAAGGGGTAAAAAAATAAGTTTCGATTCTGCAATTAACTAGTAACTAGTGTTTTATAGGTAGAAGATAGAGTGGTTCCACATGAGCAGTGGTGCAAGAATAAGGCTATCATTAGACATCATGTTCGTGTCAGCAGAATTGGGTTATGCTTAGCTAGCCAATATCTTCTGCATGTTCCCGGTGATGTTGGTAATGATAGAATCACCATTATGTATTGCTTTCAATCTAGATATTGAACGTTTAATCATTGTCTTATGTCTTTTCCAAAGGCATCGCCTGCAGAGGAATTATCaggtaattattattaatattattattattgttgttgttatttttgtgttattattattaatattattattaatagtaatagtcatattgttgttgtcgtcgtcaTCATTGATTTAAGTTAGACTTACATTTATAGACTTTGTTTCTTTGGGCTAAGTTGGGAGCAATGGCAGAGCAAGAGTATGGTAAACACTGTCTAAAGGCAGAGATGTAATCCATGTAAAAGCCCACAACCAGTGCCACAGATGCAGACTGATATGTGCACAATGTTATATTTGTTGAAAATATCTGCCCCAAACATCAAAGTTAGTGTGATGTCAGACCAGAAGATGATTCTCAAAAGCTATCAATTGGatttaaatatttgtgtttcGGAAGGGATTTGGCTTGTGTCTTGTGCACTGATGCCCTACTTTTTAATTAAATACGTTTTTTTGCCTTTGGGGGTTGATGatagtatagtagtatagtatatagATAGCTTATGTTGTATGGATAGTATGTGTATATAGATTTtaaccctctctccttctattgAAGACCAGTTCGTCCCGATGGCGCAAAGGGACATGGGGCCAGCAGAAACCACTAAAACTAACTCTAAACCTTATGCGGACCTTCAAGGTAAATAGTTGGTTTTCTTTTGTGTAAATGGATAAGGAACTATCATACTGCAAATAGTGTAATGTTACAGACCATGCCAGtgagattatttttttttgtaagagaGAACGTCAATGGGAGACATTGTGTTGTTTGTGGTTTGGGCCCTTTCCAGTGTCTTTGTTCTGGTATTGAatgattattgttattattattattattattattattattattatagtagtAATACTTATCAAAAGAGAGATAGCTCCCAGTGGAGCAGATCTGCATCGGTCCCAGATAGCTGAATACACAGACTTAGCCACTGTTTGGGCTTCTAGTGATAGAAAACACTGCACTGCTTCACAAGACTGACAAATCCATGCCACAAACATGTTATGGCAGATATCATAAACATCCTGACCGGTGATGTCCAGTGATTTTAATGTCATGTTATCATGATCTGGTTTATCATCACAGCTCTCTGGATTTTTTTATGCCATAAGACCTTGACGTCACATCTGATTAAGCTGTCATAGCATCATGGCAATTACAGTTTATGACAGCCTATGACAGCAAGATTATGGACATAGTTATGTAAATGTTATGAGGGTTCAGGTAAAGTGTCACCTCCTTTTGCctgcttttttctctgtcctctgGCCTCCATCTCACTCTATTCCCTATCCATTAGTTTCCGGTTCACTGAATGAAGAAGGAATTCTCGGCTGGacacagaagagaggaaagcTCCGCATGGATTACAACTCCAGCGAAGGAAGCCTGCTCATACCAGAGAACGGATTCTATGTCATCTACCTGCAGGTGTCCTACCGTTCCATAGAGAACATGGATTGCAGCAGCAAGCAGCAGCAGATGGGCAGCAGCAAGTTCCTGAGCCATGAAATAAGGACACTGAGTAAGAAATACAGCTTCCATCCACAGCCCATCATCGCTGCTTTGGAGACAGTGTCCTGCAAAGAGGAACCCTGGTGGAAAACTATGCACAGCAATGCCAGGGTGTATTTGGACAAGGGGGAAAAGCTGCAGGTGAAGCTCAGCCCTAAGACTTTCAAACTGCTGGATATGGGAGGAAAACCTTGGACAAAAACATTCTGGGGAGTGTACCTTGACAGCAACGTCAATTAGGTGCCCCTTTGTTTGGAGGGTTTTATTTTGAGTATAGGTCGAAATGTACATTATTTGTATAGTTATTAATGTATTGTGTAGAGACCAGATGTACCAAGGGAAGATGCTGTTCTGGAGATGCCTGATTGTATGCAGTGGTGCACCTGAATTGGGTAATCTTTCTATGTTGGTGAAACCCAGCAACAATGGCATTTTCTATCTGAACTTACTGGGAAAGTAAGTTCCTGAAAGTCTCTGCGAACCAGCATGGTTgcagcatgcacacatgtgtctgtgtgtgtgtgtgtgtgtgtggcaggcaaCCCACATGACTCACAGCAATCTAGATCTGTCAACAATCTACAAACAGTGATCTCAGGAAGGGTAATTTACTATTCACATACCACGGTTATTGTCTACTGCTATTACCATGGTCCATATCTGGTACAAGGAGTGTCATTTGTTGTGCCTGGCTGTGAGTGTCCTGCCTGGCCCCTAAGGTTGTGAGGTTTGCCTTTTGTAAGGCAGAAAATGCTCTAAACATGATCAAATCTGCAAAATTGACTCCAGAAGGCCAAAGGGCATCTTTTCAGAGGACCTCTCTGTGATCCCCTCACACCAAAAGACCTCCATTGTGTGTATTCACAGCAACCCTCATGCATTGAGTGCCAGCGGATCTATTAGCATGGCCTGGCCACGGTTTTTCTAATTACCACACCCTGCATTCATAACACCTGCTACAACCTCACCCATTGTCATAGAGAGAACCTAAGGATGTGTTTGACATCTAAGTTAGgtgcaaatgtatatgaatgtagtaTATACATGTTTGGTCTTTCATTTATCCTTGTGGTGTGAGCAGCAGTCTGATTGTGGTTTCAGTAAATTCTGAAGTACCTGTCATAGTTGTATTATTTGAATAGAGTTTTTACTTTAGTTCTGCATATTAATAAGCTTCCAGGACACCTCTGCACTATAAGGGTTACTAGAGCCAAATGGCATAGTCTTAAGACACAGGACAATACCATTGGATTGATGGtggaaatgtatgtaaatgGAGATAAGGGTACTTAACTAACCATTTTAAGATATTTGGGCTCTAATTCactctaactctttctctctgactctctctctcaaactctttatctgactctctctatctatctctttctctgactctctctctctctaactctttctctgactctctctctttctctctctaactctttctctcttgctcctcctcTTACTATATaacttgctctttctctctctctctctctctctctctctctcttcatttctcctttatctctccccATCCCATCTCTTTATGTTATTCACTCATTCTGGTTGGGTTTAATTTCTCTACATTTTATGCATTCATGGTTTACCAAGTTTATTTGGTCATTCAAGTGTATTTGGGTTAATTGGCATCCAAACTGTTCATTCACTGTTGTTATAATTTACAATTGTACTTTGCCATTTGGTTTACACCTAAAATTCAGTTTGGCTGATACTTGTAACATGTAACCTTACTGTTTATTGTAGTAataataaactgttcattcatgAACCATCTATTTAACTCCTCGTGTGTCATGCCTTTACTGTTCCACTTGGTGCTCGGTAATATTGGAGGTCATAAACAATAAAGTAAGTATTTTGAGGACAGCATCATGTGCCTCTTTAGGTATTTATTGTGCAGGCATGCTGACAATATAAATGTAATTGCTTTTAATGAATTGCCATTTGTAATGGTATTTGAAGCACTTTTCTAAAAACTTGAATACATCTCCCTGCATAATGCCTGTTTATATACCTTTACAGTGATGCCCAACCTGTAAGGATCATGCAtttgggatgagcagcacagtggTTATGTGGGTTATGTGTACCTGTTACTGATCCAGAGTTCAATCttccaatccaccaaacaactcaaaataAGAATgaataccaacaggagaataCACTGTTTATCATTGGCAGATCATTTTGACACATTTTTCTTGGCCAATACCCACataatcagctgtgctgctcatcccacaaatgcatgaagttggacatcattgtaaaggtgaataaacaggctttccaacaatataaaatacaatgccaattagcattgtaacaaTAGAGAAATGATCGACCTAACACAAATTTCCAAACTTTTTTCCCccgagtatatatatatatatacgtaaaATATCATTACTTTTCATCAGTTTCATTTTAATGATTTCAATTGTATCCACCGTAAACAAGGAACACAATTCAACAAGATCTCCCATTAGTAACAGTTATGTTATGTCAAGTCAGCCAAGGTGGAACGCAGCCAAATCAAGCCCTGACTGCACCTCAGAAGTGGTGAATGAGAAAATATGTTTAAGGTGTGGTACAACTTCACTAGACAAACTTAAATTGCCAGCTCAGCACAGGAAGTGAGTAATATCAGACAGCACTCTAGAATAAAAGGTTTTCAGTGCCGCTGTTGCAGGAATCACAAATCAGATCCAGGTATTTCTTACATTTTAAAACTATTCTCGCCTTGTAGCCTAATGACACACGTTATGCTTGATGGGGGATATCCTGATGTCATAGAGGTTTGCGCAGTGGATGGAGAGCAACTGCAGTGCTCCCGCAAGGTTTCGATGGGGATATTCCACAACGCGAAAGTCGAACTCTTCTTCAAAGTATCAGGGTACAAACTGGGACACTTTCCCATGAGTGAAACTATCAACAAACATAATCACAGATTATTTACCTGCAGGCGGGGCACATGATGTAAAACTTCTCAGGAGGTTACCTAACAAAGGTAATGAAAttccaaaaattaaaacacTGCTTCCTACAGAGGCTGAAACCAAATGTACACCCACTCTCACTGAAAGTTCTCACCAACGGATTGCTTACAGTATCAGCGCCTGCTTCAACAGAAAGTGTGTAGGAGTTAAAACCGTTCAACTGAAAGTGTGTAGGAGTTAAAAGCACACATGGCCATACATGGCAAGGTCAGGAATCTCTGTAGGAATGGGAGAGCATAGCGCTTACATATTTGGTTCTTATCTTAGCTCCTCTCAGTTTCGTCTAAACGAAAGTCCTCGTATATTTCGTTATGCAAAGTCAGAAAATATTTGTGCACAACACTATGTAAACCCATTAAGGACCACATAACGCTGCTACAGCACCTAGACAGCAAGGcaccccaagccatttcctTGCTGCCTTATTTGTCTTATTTTGCCTAAGATTTTGAAGaccgaacttttcagagagcacctcccttcctaactggcacattgagtagtgcttaacttgcacttacagcagttacattcctgcacttcttttttctgttctatgtcgtttttctatttcttatgtaaagtagtatttattgttacaccaggtttttattgctcttagcttgactgttctctcccttgtacgtcgctgtggacaaaagcgtctgctaaatgactgaatgtaaatgtaatgtaaatttGTGATTCCCTCAAATATCTCCAACTCTGAAATAGAAACTTCATACACAGGCCACCTAAAACTGCAAGCACAATTTCAATAGTAATACATGGCAGAGTGAATGAGCTGCAGAGGAATTCCCCCGTCAGGCCCTCAGGAACAGAACAGGAAATGTCACTGCAGCACACGGAGAGATAATGCCTTTATTGGAGGGGCAAATAAGGTAGACTACAGTTTTGATGTCAGTACATCTTCTTCAGTGTCAATGATAAATAAAGGCAGTGGCTCCATATGAAGCTCATCAGAAGTCACCTACAGGCGAGTACAGGGGCATTGCACTCAATTAGCCAATGTCAACGATCTACCATTAATCAGGTGGGTGGGACAACCATTCCACAAGAAGTCAGCCTCAGAAGGAAATAGCAACATATTGAACATGTTAAGCACATATAAGTACACAAGTAGAACAAAATAGTCTCTTCCTTAGAGTGATGAATACATGAAGGTCATACCTTACAAAGGTAAATCTGGGTAGATTTATAGAAAATCATGATGAGAAATAAATATATTAGGCATAGTTAGTATGAGGgccaacaacctagaaaaggtCATATGGATAAAAAAACACTATAAAAAACACGTCTGTCTATGAATAAACATGAAAGGTTCAATTCTTCATTAAGACCAGAGGGCTCAAGTGTGTATTGTCAAtgtgcatagcagttttttgaTAATATCACCACCTGTTGACGATGAGACTTTCTATACCCCAGAATTTGGCGAAAGGAGATAGATGCTGGGCAGCCATGATTGAGTGTAATGCTGTGCAATGTTCAGCGATCTTTAATGGTCGTTTGATTTGGCCACTGTACATGCAGGCTTGTCCACAGGGCCATTTTAATAAGTACACCACATGAAAACTATTCACAAATGTTTTATGGCAGGTTGGCCTCTAGGGGGTACATTGTGTACATTACCATGGTCCATAACAAGGAGTGCCACCTTTCCATATTAGTGAAACTCAGCAACAATGGCATTTTATCTCTGAACTTACTGGGAAGGTTTTCAGTCAAACTTCCTGAAAGGCTTTGCCAACCGGCATGGTTGCAtcacgcacacgtgtgtgtgtgtgtgtgtgtgtgtgtgtgtgtgtgtgtgtgtgtgtggcaggcaaCCCACGCGACTCACAGCAATCTAAATCTGTCAACATTCTAGAAACAGCGACCTCAGGAAGGGTAATTTACCTACTCACATACCACATTACCATGGTCCAATCTGGTACAAGGAGTGCCATTCTTTTTGTGCATGGCTGTGAGTGTCCTGCGTGGCCCCTAAGGCTGTGATGTTTGCCTTTTGTAAGGCAGAAAATGCTCTAAACATGATCAAATCTGCACAATTGACTCACACCAAAAGAAGAACAGGGTGTATTACTGTTCTGGGACACTCATATTACGCAATGCTACGTCTAATGTACGGCCTGTTCCAGCACTCTAAATTCTCAAAGACGAAAAACGACCCCTCTATCCTCCTTAGTATATCACATGGAATACACACTTTATGCGACAGTCATATAATGCAACGCTCCGTCTAGTTTACACCTATGTATTTGGAGCTCCACTAGAACACTTTAAAAACAGAATGGGCCACAGGCCACCTAAAACTGCAAGCACAATTTCAATAGTAATACATGGCAGAGTGAATGAGCTGCAGAGGAATTCCCCCGTCAGGCCCTCAGGAACAGAACAGGAAATGTCACTGCAGCACACGGAGAGATAATGCCTTTATTGGAGGGGCAAATAAGGTAGACTACAGTTTTGATGTCAGTACATCTTCTTCAGTGTCAATGATAAATAAAGGCAGTGGCTCCATATGAAGCTCATCAGAAGTCACCTACAGGCGAGTACAGGGGCATTGCACTCAATTAGCCAATGTCAACGATCTACCATTAATCAGGTGGGTGGGACAACCATTCCACAAGAAGTCAGCCTCAGAAGGAAATAGCAACATATTGAACATGTTAAGCACATATAAGTACACAAGTAGAACAAAATAGTCTCTTCCTTAGAGTGATGAATACATGAAGGTCATACCTTACAAAGGTAAATCTGGGTAGATTTATAGAAAATCATGATGAGAAATAAATATATTAGGCATAGTTAGTATGAGGgccaacaacctagaaaaggtCATATGGATAAAAAAACACTATAAAAAACACGTCTGTCTATGAATAAACATGAAAGGTTCAATTCTTCATTAAGACCAGAGGGCTCAAGTGTGTATTGTCAAtgtgcatagcagttttttgaTAATATCACCACCTGTTGATGATGAGACTTTCTATACCCCAGAATTTGGCGAAAGGAGATAGATGCTGGGCAGCCATGATTGAGTGTAATGCTGTGCAATGTTCAGCGATCTTTAATGGTCGTTTGATTTGGCCACTGTACATGTAGGCTTGTCCACAGGGCCATTTTAATAAGTACACCACATGAAAACTATTCACAAATGTTTTATGGCAGGTTGGCCTCTAGGGGGTACATTGTGTACATTACCATGGTCCATAACAAGGAGTGCCATCTTTCCATATGGGTGAAACTCAGCAACAATGGCATTTTATCTCTGAACTTACTGGGAAGGTTTTCAGTCAAACTTCCTGAAAGGCTTTGACAACCGGCATGGTTGCAtcacgcacacgtgtgtgtgtgtgtgtgtgtgtgtgtgtgtggcaggcaaCCCACGCGACTCACAGCAATCTAAATCTGTCAACATTCTAGAAACAGCGACCTCAGGAAGGGTAATTTACCTACTCACATACCACATTACCATGGTCCAATCTGGTACAAGGAGTGCCATTCTTTTTGTGCATGGCTGTGAGTGTCCTGCGTGGTCCCTAAGGCTGTGATGTTTGCCTTTTGTAAGGCAGAAAATGCTCTAAACATGATCAAATCTGCACAATTGACTCACACCAAAAAAAGAACAGGGTGTATCACTGTTCTGGGACACTCATATTACGCAATGCTACGTCTAATGTACGGCCTGTTCCAGCACTC
Encoded here:
- the LOC116221118 gene encoding lymphotoxin-alpha-like isoform X1, translated to MDMEVQMLSGENNWSDRMDHRSVPTRSEMNRKICLSLTAVVMLNALTCSVVVVYVLGTQAKASPAEELSDQFVPMAQRDMGPAETTKTNSKPYADLQVSGSLNEEGILGWTQKRGKLRMDYNSSEGSLLIPENGFYVIYLQVSYRSIENMDCSSKQQQMGSSKFLSHEIRTLSKKYSFHPQPIIAALETVSCKEEPWWKTMHSNARVYLDKGEKLQVKLSPKTFKLLDMGGKPWTKTFWGVYLDSNVN
- the LOC116221118 gene encoding lymphotoxin-alpha-like isoform X2, which codes for MMNSAVLNTLRRALRSLAVQLPYHTVMHPVRHRLQRNYQFVPMAQRDMGPAETTKTNSKPYADLQVSGSLNEEGILGWTQKRGKLRMDYNSSEGSLLIPENGFYVIYLQVSYRSIENMDCSSKQQQMGSSKFLSHEIRTLSKKYSFHPQPIIAALETVSCKEEPWWKTMHSNARVYLDKGEKLQVKLSPKTFKLLDMGGKPWTKTFWGVYLDSNVN
- the LOC116221118 gene encoding lymphotoxin-alpha-like isoform X3, with protein sequence MSLVHRQRHRLQRNYQFVPMAQRDMGPAETTKTNSKPYADLQVSGSLNEEGILGWTQKRGKLRMDYNSSEGSLLIPENGFYVIYLQVSYRSIENMDCSSKQQQMGSSKFLSHEIRTLSKKYSFHPQPIIAALETVSCKEEPWWKTMHSNARVYLDKGEKLQVKLSPKTFKLLDMGGKPWTKTFWGVYLDSNVN
- the LOC116221118 gene encoding lymphotoxin-alpha-like isoform X4, which encodes MSFPKASPAEELSDQFVPMAQRDMGPAETTKTNSKPYADLQVSGSLNEEGILGWTQKRGKLRMDYNSSEGSLLIPENGFYVIYLQVSYRSIENMDCSSKQQQMGSSKFLSHEIRTLSKKYSFHPQPIIAALETVSCKEEPWWKTMHSNARVYLDKGEKLQVKLSPKTFKLLDMGGKPWTKTFWGVYLDSNVN